One region of Oncorhynchus masou masou isolate Uvic2021 unplaced genomic scaffold, UVic_Omas_1.1 unplaced_scaffold_1258, whole genome shotgun sequence genomic DNA includes:
- the LOC135530112 gene encoding collagen alpha-1(XIV) chain-like, whose amino-acid sequence MGSPGAPGAPGGSGSPGPLGDQGPPGPAGTKGDKGERGDLQSQATVRALARQVCEQLIQSHMSRYSSILNQIPSQSVSVRTVPGPLQESPVAGVCQGHRERGAHRQTRVPWDQRTGWTTGGE is encoded by the exons ATG GGCAGTCCTGGAGCCCCCGGGGCCCCTGGTGGAAGTGGCTCTCCTGGACCGCTGGGAGACCAGGGACCACCT ggccctgctggtaccaaaggaGACAAGGGTGAACGG GGAGACCTGCAGTCTCAAGCTACCGTCAGAGCCTTAGCACGCCAAGTGTGTGAACAACTGATTCAGA GTCACATGTCTCGCTACAGCTCCATCCTGAACCAGATCCCCAGCCAGTCAGTGTCTGTGAGGACGGTACCGGGACCTCTCCAGGAGAGCCCGGTCGCAGGGGTCTGCCAGGGCCACAGGGAGAGGGGGGCCCACAGGCAGACCAGGGTTCCCTGGGACCAACGGACAGGATGGACGACcgggggagagag